From the genome of Setaria viridis chromosome 1, Setaria_viridis_v4.0, whole genome shotgun sequence:
CGTATATATGCATGTTCGGGTGGGATCATATTCATAAATGCCAATGACGATTAGAGATGAAACTTCATGCAAAATGATTGGCTACTCTATCCGGgaagaataattttttttcaagcatATATGGAGGCCGATGTTGCAATTAGGGGGCGTATTATTGCATCGGCTATCGCctgattggaaaaaaaaagagagacagAAAAAAAGCGTGGCATCGGCTGATGGAAAATTGGTTCAGCcgattgaagaaagaaagaaaaaaaaagtggcatTGGCCGATGGAAAATTGGTATTGCCGATTGAAGAAAAAAAGTGGCATTAGCCGATGGAAAATTGGTATTGCcgattgaagaaaaaaaagagagaaaaaagcGTGGCATCGACCGATGGAAAATTGGTTCAGCCtattgaaaaaagaaagaaagaaaaaaaagtggcATCGGCTGATGAAAATTGGTATTgccgattaaaaaaaaaagaaaaaaaagggtagcATCGGCCCATAAAAAATTTGTTTAACGGATGCATCGGTTAATCGGCCGATCGAAGAGAAGCATAGGTGGAttggtttaaaaaaaaaggtgcatAGGCCGATTGAAGGGAAGCATCGGGGGGTTAGTTAAAACAAAAAGCATCGTCCAGTTGGAATTAAAAAAAGGGGGGAGTTGAATCGGCTTCTCAAGCATCGGCTGCCTATTTAATATTCTCCCACAGCTGGTGGGAGAGATGGAAGATTTTTCAGCCGATGCAATATTTTTCAGCCGATGGAAAATAATCAGTAGGCATAGTGGCCGACGGCAATCTTTTTTAGCCAATGAGAAGCGGATCAAGAGGACATTGGCAGTGgaatcttttcttttattcgCGGATGgataagaaataaataaaaggaagagCAGCCGACGGAATTATCTTGCTGGCCATACAATAGCCGATTCCTTTCAGCCGATGGAATTAATAATGTCGGCTGGCCATATAAATAGCTAATGGAGTTTTTTATTCAGCTGATGGAGTTTGGGCTCCAATAAGCTTAGCATGTCCAAACCACGGAAGGGCAAATAGCCGATGAAATTTGTTTTCAGCCGACGGATTTGTTTTCGGCTGATGGGATTTTTGCTATATTTTAGTCCGATGGAGttaaaattgcatcggctgattgaaaTATAAACAaaaatagtatcggctgctCCTTTTTATTGGTAAAAATATCTCTTCATCTCGATTGACGCAAAGGTGGGCCAATGGCAAGTCCGATGGGGTTAAAAATGCATCGGCCAATTGGAATAATAAAAAAGAGGGGagttgcatcggctgattgatTGCTTGGCCAATTAAAGAAATAGTATCGGCCGATTGACTGCTTGGCAaaaagcatcggctgattgcttggCTAATAAGAAATTGCATCAGccgattggttcaagcaaaattGCATCAGCTGATTGGTTCAAGAAAAATTGTATCGGCTGCTTATAGAATGTAtcggatattaatttcgaagcatgaaatattcatactccgaaactggggggcctgtgttgacaacaaaagcttgctcgTTACTGCActaagttttggtgtcaacagactaATATGTTTCTACTGCCGGCGAATTTATCGACTCAGAGTAGGATCAAGGCATCAAGCCGATggggttctttatatttcaagaggagtcgatgTGGCTTCgaatattgcaatcagacgtcattggctctaaaggcAAGCATCGAACTTTATAATTAGTTTCAAAACATGAAGCCTTCGTACTCCGAAATTGGGGggctgtgttgacaccgaattatTGGACTTCTATcgttagtttcggaacatgaagccttcatactccgaaactggggggcctgtgttaacaccaaaatttggaaatatgctctgaaaggaaggaatcggttgatgatgcaaaaaaatgatgaaatctcCTAACTAAGGCTATTTGCGAGCTGGTCGTAGAAATCAGGAACGTGTACATGAAGAAAGACAaagcaagaaagctagaagaTTAAAAGAAAGAAGTCAACGCACACATGTACATGACAAGAGTTCTAACAGGTTGGTATTTAAGGGAAGCGCACGTACGGGAGCTTTTacagaataaaatattctggagatagagttgaTTAGGGATAAGCtggattagagatagagttgggttagttagagatagagttttgattagaaaatattgtgtacgtgacttgccgattaaatgccaattatgtaacgtcaaaggccatccgtcctataaatataaagggtcctagccattgtaatttttatcatcacacgatcaataatacaacatatttacctttacggcttcacgccattgccctaggagtaggagtaatgtagcttctcgacgagttccttctagcaagctgggctgcatcgacctcgatctccagcgagctgcaagttccgtcaccaggtgttctaggcttgaACCACCAGGCGCAttgctgtcatttcgtttagatttattcatcagttatcgatatttactagaattctagattTTACCtgctgttctagttttatcaccaattatccagcttgaaattagagctttcggcttaCTTATATTTATCGCTTATCCGCCGCTTTTgcacagccgattagatctgtttcaagtgttgctatCGTAGCGTTCTTTAAGTTTACTCTGGTAGTTTTCTTCACAAACGTTACCTAGTAGTCGCCTGcgttatagccgatttccttattatagcaaatcggtcgatttgctgataagcttcctcgagatcggaaccttagccgatcgcaacctctgggatctgacacgtttctttccttcccaatcaacaggtcagattggctggcacaccgcacgaaccgcaccaggcAATTACACAGATTCTCCCgtgtcgtgtgtccgacgctgagattcAATCGACTGatctttagcgccaacacacatTTTGGAAGTaagcacaatttttttttctggctcCTCCTCAATGACAGATTAAATATAAGAAATGTACTTCGAAGAAAACATATGGCTCTACCCTCTTATTCTTGTGTCTTGTCTCAGCATAACAATGAGGAaaccttgttccatcttctcctACAATGCCCTTTTGCCCAAGAATATTGGATCAATATAAGCCTGTTTGCTAACTTGACAGATGAACCCTACACCATCCTCACTAGCTTTAAAACTCAATTGCAAGTTCCGTTTTTTATGAAAATCATTGTTCTCATGAGCTGGTGTATTTGGATGGCAAGAAATGACTGTATATTCAGAGGTATTACTCCATCAGTTCAAGATGCTCTGTTGCGGTTTAAGATTGTTTTTACTCAGGTTGTTTTGCGAGTAAAAGAGGCTTGGAAGCAACCAATGTTGGAATGGCTAGAGCATTCATTGTAATCTTtttgattttctttctttctttctttgtttcctgaTCTGTACCTCTCAAACTGCTGTTCTTTTCGTTATAATATATATCCAGCAAGGAACCTATCCCCTcctgtttcttaaaaaaaaacatgaacaaTAAACCTTCGTCTCTATGGAAGGTCAGAGTGATCGTTGGTGTGTCATGCGACGCCTTGACCTTGATGCTCAGGCTGTTCGTCGGCCTGCTTACATCaaatgaagagaaaaaagaCCGGAACAGCTCGATCTCGCTATTCAACAACACCATTGGCATGATGGCCATCCCAAGGCTGCCAAAGGTGTTCAACTACAAGGACCTCAGCAAAGGGACGATCGATTTTGAGCCACCGGGCCTGGGGAAAGATGGCGAGAACATGGAGGACGTCCTTGACCAGCTCAGCATCATCAGCCACCTCCGCTACTGGAATATTGTCAAGCTCGCCGGAAAGGAATTACTTTTATTATTGGTGTTTACCAGCCACGTGAAGGCTGTTAGTTCAGTCATCACTCAGCAGTATACTTCATTGCCAACCGTGGAAGAGAAGGCGTATTAGACTCGTGACCCATCGGCCTTCATATTTTCATACACAAGAAACTAACCAAGTCTGTTACGAATTAtgtacactagtagagaactcaccttccatgtgtcctattttgtcccggtttaaagttggtttgggacaaaaggttcaccaacaagGACTAAAGCTTGGTCACTGGTGgagggctcaccaaccgggacctttcatcccggttgcaaaggctagtggaaaaaaaagatcctgagaggccttttatcctggtttgaaacaccaaccgggacaccaaccgggataaatgggtcgagagccttttatcccggtttgtaataccaactgggataaaaggtggTCTTTTaccccggttggtgtttcaaatcaggataaaagggtcccaacagggtggctgaaagaggactaaatccctcgaacccttttatcccggtttgtaataccaaccgggataaaagggggtcttttatcccggttggtatttccaaccgggataaaagggtcccccagagttaatacaaaacgattgcatcccctatatagttagatgtgctgtgtaggtgggatggcaaggaagctacgcgcgaggctggaggctgtgggttcgaatcccacgcagcgcgcacgcgcatatttcgcgtgaaaaatcacgtgTGGGGGGCTCTCCcgcgattttttttttgcagcgcctggcATGGTGACCTATTTTATCccgttggtattaccaaccgggataaaaggggatctttagtcccggttgagtgacccgggacaaaagaccccccttttgtcccggttggtttatcctggatagattttcgggagatttgcatcctaccaaccgagactaatacCGAGTTGGTAGCTACTAACGTTCATGAAACATTGACCCTTATAACTAACATATTCTTCAAGATTTAGACAGTGTCAGGGAAAAAGATGCGTGTTTAATTGTCCCGAACAAGTGTGGTGAGAGGCTCTCCGGTTGAAAAACTCAAAAGCTTGGAGAAAAGCATGGGGGAGTAGAGGAGAGACGAATTTTAGGAGCGTAAACTCTGGAACCCCGTACATAAAGCCGTGTACATTTATCTGTACCGGCTTGAGGGAGCACGTTGAATCTGTCACTGTAGCCATCGTCAAGGGCACTATATATGGCCACGCCATCATACACATTGAATTCATCCCAACAGTGTCTACAATGCTGTTTGGAATTCCGTGGATCCCGTATGTGTTGGGGTAGATGGGAGTGGTTGTTGCCCACTTGGCAAGCAAAGTTCAAATGCCATAATCCGATCTGGAGAAATAGGAGAGATGGTGAGGTCTTGTCCCTAGTGGTGGACTCAGCATCACCTCCGATTGAGAGCAAGCTTGCTCCCTTTACCCATGAGGATCCTTTGCTTGGTAGGCAACCACGCCTGACCGTGCCACAGGGAGGGTGAGACAGCCCACATATTTTCTTTTCACAAATACAAGTCACAAACATTAATCATGCACATGTCTTTTGCATGTTTTATTCCTCACAAAATATACAGTCTCATGTAGTATTGTAGATGGGATTGATCAGGAGCCAATAGGACACTACAATAAGCAAAAGAGCGTCTCAAGAAAAAAATGTGAGGATGTGCATCAAAGTGCACATGTCGGAGACAAGATACATGAGAAGAAGTGATGATTACAGTAAGGATTACGTAATCCTCAATTCCTCATCCCCATTAGTTGACCTCATATGATTGAGCTGATGATGATACTCTTTCGATGATATGTATTTAAGTAATCTGATCATAAGACCATAAATGTCTAATTAGAATACCACAAGAGCCATGTTTGCTTCTAAACTCTGTTGAAAACTGATAGCAGAAAATAGAATCCATTAATTTGCAACCACAACACAGAATTACACTATAAATCAACTTACAATGAAGTAAATAATACAATGCACACAAAGAAAATAGAGAACAATTGGGTTGCTAAATAATAACCACAAATCGAGCCTTAATTAGAACTGAGCTTGCATTAAGTCCACTGTTGCTTTGTTGACCTGAAAGGCCTTGGCGAGTATATTGTCCGCAATGGATGGCTTCGATCCAAACACTGTGTTGGCAATAGTGATCACTCCAGGGTTCTGGCTGCTTAATCCTGCAAGAGCTACAGCATTGTTTGTACCATTGTTGAACTGGAAGTGGATAAGTCCCTTAGGGAATACAAACACGTCTCCCTTGTTCAGAGCCTTGGTGATCAGCGCGTTGTTTGGATTCGAGGTAACAAAGCCAACAAAGAGCGAGCCCTCCAACACTGTCAGTATCTCTGTGGCACGAGGGTGAGTATGAGGTGGGTTCATGCCATTGGGAGCATAGTCGATGCGAACCATGGAGATCCCCATCGTGTTCAACCCGGGGATCTGTGCGACATTGACTGCTGTCACAGCTGAGCCCTGCTTGCTGCTGATGTTTCCAACCTTGTCAAGGCCGGAGAAGTAGAAATCTTCTGCTGTGACGTCCTTTCCGTCTTTGCAAGCAAATCCATTGACTTGCACTACATGGATATATTCATATGTGCGTGTAAGATAAACTCATACGGCATAACAAATGTAAGAAGTAAAGAAGTACAAGTTTCAATGTACCAAGAGATGTTTTGTCGGCAACGCAGAAGTCTTGGAGAAGGCTCGGATCTGAGGCGATGGCACAGGAGCAGGCCATAGCCAACAAAGCAAGGAACAACAAATGACTCGCCATCTGTGCCTATCTTTCTTCTTAATTATCCAAACTAAGTTCGCTTGTACTACTAAAGATAAAAGGAGTGTGAGAAGAACTGTGTGGTATCTAAGCATGGAGGAGGCTGCATTTATAATGGGCAATCACGCATGATTTGTTTCCCAGGGGAAACATGGAGTAGTTTATTATATGAACGATGATTGCTTCATCTTGGTAGGAACGAGTCTTCCGATTGGCATTTGGCAGCATTCCGTGTGCGATTTAGATGCATTGGCAGCACCAATGTATGTATGTACAGGCCACGACGGCAATAATTCTATGATATCTTGCGATTGAACAAGTCAGCACATCACATACTTGTCGTCAAAGATATAATCATGTAACAAATGGAGAACAGTTTCATTCAAGTGCATGACTCAATGATAACTagataaaatatatatattgcaGTCCGTCATTTGTCTCCAGGTGGGAGCCTCCTATTGATAGACACCTTTACCTGAGTAATTTATGACAAACTAATAAAAACACAGTCCACAAACCAAATTAGCTTTCCTGAGCTACGCGGCTGTAGTTTAATCTCTACTTCTTACTAGATATTAGGTGTTTCATTGCAAAGGAT
Proteins encoded in this window:
- the LOC117866627 gene encoding putative germin-like protein 2-2; the encoded protein is MASHLLFLALLAMACSCAIASDPSLLQDFCVADKTSLVQVNGFACKDGKDVTAEDFYFSGLDKVGNISSKQGSAVTAVNVAQIPGLNTMGISMVRIDYAPNGMNPPHTHPRATEILTVLEGSLFVGFVTSNPNNALITKALNKGDVFVFPKGLIHFQFNNGTNNAVALAGLSSQNPGVITIANTVFGSKPSIADNILAKAFQVNKATVDLMQAQF